The DNA sequence GAAGACGGCAGAATCGAGGTGTCGGCGGTTGATCCCTTAATGATGTTTTTAACGATACACAGCCCTAAAGCCAAAGAAATTGCCCTCAATGCCAGTGAAAAAATGCAAAGAGTCATCGAAAGTTTAAAGTCACTCCAGTTAATTTCTCATAGTTAGAGTTAGCAAAAAAATTGGAGTCATGGAAGTAGGTGTAGGGTTTCAGGTATCGGGTGTCAGGTTAAGTGCTTCCCACACAACACTCTATTTAAACAAAAATATCTCAATTACCAAATTAAGTAATTCTCACAAAAAAATGATTAACCTTTCGCCACAAGATTTTATTCAATTAACCGATAAACCTCTTTTAATCGATGTTCGCAGTGGTTTTGAATATAAAATGTTTCGCTCTCCTGATGCTATTAATCTCAGTTTGCCTCGAATTTTAATGGGTAGTAATTCTTGGTTACGCTCTTGGGTTCTACCCCAATGGTTTAAAGATTTATCTTACCACGAACCGATCGCACTTATTTGTTTAACGGCTCACCGAAGTCCGATCGCCGCCGAAGCCCTCATCAAAACTGAATTTAACCAAGTTTACAACATAGAAGGGGGAATGATGGCATGGCAAAAAGAAGGATTACCCACTGTCAAAGGAAAAAAATAATTAATTAACAACACAAATAAATTTACTAATGAAGGAAAAATTAAGGTCATGTGGAAAATATTATCTACTTTTAAAGAAAATCTGATATGGTCAGTACCGGGGTTTATGATCGCAGGGATTATTTTTGGTGGTTTACTAGATGCTAGTTTCCTTAAAGTAACAATCGTACCCCTCACCTTTTTAATGGTTTATCCCATGATGATTAACTTACAAATTGCCAAAGTTTTTGCAGGAGGGGATTTTAAGTTACAAGCGGTCACTCAGTTAATTAATTTTGCGATCGTACCTTTTTTTGCTTTTGGCATCGGTAAATTATTTTTCCATGACAGTCCTTTAGTATTATTAGGATTATTACTAACTTCTCTACTTCCCACCAGTGGCATGACTATTTCTTGGACTGGTTTTGCCAAAGGAAATCTCAATGCGGCGATTAAAATGACGGTGATTGGCTTAATTGCTGGTTCGTTAGCTACTCCCCTTTATGCTAAATTTTTAATGGGTGCAGTGGTGGAAATCCCCCTTGTCGATGTTTTCAAACAAATAGTTATCATTGTCTTTCTGCCCATGATATTGGGATTTGTCACCAAGAAAATTCTCATCGCTACCGTAGGAGAAAATAAATATAATAAAAACCTTAAGCAAAAATTCCCTGTTTTTTCCACTATTGGAGTATTGGGCATTGTTTTTGTGGCTATGGCATTAAAAGCAAAAACCATTCTTGGCAATCCTTTAACAGTGTTATCCTTCTTTATTCCTTTGTTAATTATTTACGGTGGTAATTTCCTTTTAAGTACCCTTATCGGTAAATTTTTCTTTAACCGTGAAGATGCGATCGCACTCGTTTATGGAACAGTAATGCGTAACCTTTCTATCGCTCTTGCCATTGCCATTACCGTATTCGGCTCAGAAAAAGGCTCAGAAATAGCGTTAATTATCGCAATGGGTTATATCATACAAGTACAATCTGCGGCTTGGTACGTCAAATTAACGGACAAAATTTTTGGAACACCATTGGAGCCTTTACCAGAGTAGCGTAACTCAAAATATTACAAAAAAAAATAGGACTATTAAGAAAACAGCTTAAAATAAACTGCTTATTGTACTACCTCCCCATCAGGGCGATCGAGTTCTGTTCTAATACCTAAATCAATAACTTCAATATCCCATTGACCTCGTTTAGCAGTTTCAAAAACTATATAACGACCATCAGGACTAATACGAGGATTTCTTAACCAACTACGATAACCCTGAGTTACCAACTGAGTTTGTTTTGTTGCTCGATCATAAATAAAAATATCTGGTCTGCCTTGTATGCTAGAAATATAAGCAATGTAACGTCCAGTACGACTTAAGCTAGGACTATCATTGATCGCATTACCAATATTTAAACCGGGTAAATCGGCAAAATTTCTTAACTGTAAATCATAGAGTAAAATTTCTCGGCGCCCATTACGATTAGAAACCATTGCCAACCAACGACCATCACCGCTAATGGCAGGTTGTTCATCATTATAGCGACTGTTAAGAGACGTGGAAAAAGAAGAAACATTGCTGGAAGTACACCCATTCAAACTCACAGCAGAAAACACAAGCAGTAACAGAAATAGTTGTTTCAAAACTAGACCAATTTAGCCAAATTAATAATCGAAATTATCAGGATTTGAGGGGCGATCGCCCTTGGGAGAATCATCATAGTCAGATTGTTCGGGTTC is a window from the Cyanobacterium sp. Dongsha4 genome containing:
- a CDS encoding rhodanese-like domain-containing protein; the protein is MEVGVGFQVSGVRLSASHTTLYLNKNISITKLSNSHKKMINLSPQDFIQLTDKPLLIDVRSGFEYKMFRSPDAINLSLPRILMGSNSWLRSWVLPQWFKDLSYHEPIALICLTAHRSPIAAEALIKTEFNQVYNIEGGMMAWQKEGLPTVKGKK
- a CDS encoding arsenic resistance protein yields the protein MWKILSTFKENLIWSVPGFMIAGIIFGGLLDASFLKVTIVPLTFLMVYPMMINLQIAKVFAGGDFKLQAVTQLINFAIVPFFAFGIGKLFFHDSPLVLLGLLLTSLLPTSGMTISWTGFAKGNLNAAIKMTVIGLIAGSLATPLYAKFLMGAVVEIPLVDVFKQIVIIVFLPMILGFVTKKILIATVGENKYNKNLKQKFPVFSTIGVLGIVFVAMALKAKTILGNPLTVLSFFIPLLIIYGGNFLLSTLIGKFFFNREDAIALVYGTVMRNLSIALAIAITVFGSEKGSEIALIIAMGYIIQVQSAAWYVKLTDKIFGTPLEPLPE
- a CDS encoding biopolymer transporter Tol produces the protein MFSAVSLNGCTSSNVSSFSTSLNSRYNDEQPAISGDGRWLAMVSNRNGRREILLYDLQLRNFADLPGLNIGNAINDSPSLSRTGRYIAYISSIQGRPDIFIYDRATKQTQLVTQGYRSWLRNPRISPDGRYIVFETAKRGQWDIEVIDLGIRTELDRPDGEVVQ